A portion of the Esox lucius isolate fEsoLuc1 chromosome 20, fEsoLuc1.pri, whole genome shotgun sequence genome contains these proteins:
- the gpm6bb gene encoding glycoprotein M6Bb isoform X4, whose amino-acid sequence MGCFECCIKCLGGVPYASLVATILCFSGVALFCGCGHVALTGTITILENHFSKIPADHAMLTDVIQLLQYVIYGLASFFFLYGIILLAEGFYTTSAVKELHSEFKTTICGRCISGMFVFLTYVLGVAWLGVFGFSAVPVFLFYNMWSTCAAMRSPTANLTDLDSICVDVRQYGIIPWSATPGKACGSTLGDICNTSEFYLSYHLFIVACAGAGATVIALLIYMMATTYNFAVLKFKSREDCCTKF is encoded by the exons ATGG GTTGCTTCGAGTGCTGCATCAAGTGTCTGGGCGGGGTACCGTACGCCTCCCTGGTGGCCACCATCCTGTGCTTCTCCGGCGTGGCGCTGTTCTGCGGCTGCGGTCATGTGGCCCTCACCGGCACCATCACCATATTGGAAAACCACTTCTCAAAGATCCCCGCCGACCACGCCATGCTGACCGACGT AATACAGCTGCTGCAATACGTCATCTATGGCCTGGCCTCTTTCTTCTTCCTGTACGGGATCATCCTGCTGGCAGAGGGCTTCTACACCACCAGTGCCGTCAAGGAGCTGCACAGCGAGTTCAAGACCACCATCTGTGGTCGCTGCATTAGTGGGATG TTTGTGTTTTTGACCTACGTCCTGGGCGTGGCCTGGCTGGGCGTGTTCGGGTTCTCCGCCGTGCCCGTCTTCCTGTTCTACAACATGTGGTCCACCTGTGCCGCTATGAGGTCTCCCACGGCCAACCTCACCGACCTGGACTCTATCTGCGTGGACGTACGCCAGTACG GCATCATCCCATGGAGCGCCACGCCGGGCAAGGCTTGTGGGTCTACCCTGGGAGACATCTGTAATACCAGCGAG TTCTACTTATCCTACCACTTGTTCATCGTAGCATGTGCTGGAGCTGGGGCAACAGTCATTGCTTTG CTGATCTACATGATGGCTACCACTTATAACTTTGCTGTTTTGAAGTTTAAGAGTCGAGAAGACTGCTGCACTAAGTTTTAA
- the gpm6bb gene encoding glycoprotein M6Bb isoform X2 — protein sequence MGCFECCIKCLGGVPYASLVATILCFSGVALFCGCGHVALTGTITILENHFSKIPADHAMLTDVIQLLQYVIYGLASFFFLYGIILLAEGFYTTSAVKELHSEFKTTICGRCISGMFVFLTYVLGVAWLGVFGFSAVPVFLFYNMWSTCAAMRSPTANLTDLDSICVDVRQYGIIPWSATPGKACGSTLGDICNTSEFYLSYHLFIVACAGAGATVIALIHFLMILSANWAYLKDASHMHAYQDIRMKEEQELHDITSRSKECLNSYT from the exons ATGG GTTGCTTCGAGTGCTGCATCAAGTGTCTGGGCGGGGTACCGTACGCCTCCCTGGTGGCCACCATCCTGTGCTTCTCCGGCGTGGCGCTGTTCTGCGGCTGCGGTCATGTGGCCCTCACCGGCACCATCACCATATTGGAAAACCACTTCTCAAAGATCCCCGCCGACCACGCCATGCTGACCGACGT AATACAGCTGCTGCAATACGTCATCTATGGCCTGGCCTCTTTCTTCTTCCTGTACGGGATCATCCTGCTGGCAGAGGGCTTCTACACCACCAGTGCCGTCAAGGAGCTGCACAGCGAGTTCAAGACCACCATCTGTGGTCGCTGCATTAGTGGGATG TTTGTGTTTTTGACCTACGTCCTGGGCGTGGCCTGGCTGGGCGTGTTCGGGTTCTCCGCCGTGCCCGTCTTCCTGTTCTACAACATGTGGTCCACCTGTGCCGCTATGAGGTCTCCCACGGCCAACCTCACCGACCTGGACTCTATCTGCGTGGACGTACGCCAGTACG GCATCATCCCATGGAGCGCCACGCCGGGCAAGGCTTGTGGGTCTACCCTGGGAGACATCTGTAATACCAGCGAG TTCTACTTATCCTACCACTTGTTCATCGTAGCATGTGCTGGAGCTGGGGCAACAGTCATTGCTTTG ATCCACTTCCTCATGATTCTGTCAGCCAACTGGGCCTACCTAAAGGACGCCAGTCACATGCATGCCTACCAAGACATCCGAatgaaggaggagcaggagcttCACGACATCACGTCCCGCTCAAAGGAATGCCTCAATTCATACACATAA
- the gpm6bb gene encoding glycoprotein M6Bb isoform X3 has translation METTSEENQEQSLERKGCFECCIKCLGGVPYASLVATILCFSGVALFCGCGHVALTGTITILENHFSKIPADHAMLTDVIQLLQYVIYGLASFFFLYGIILLAEGFYTTSAVKELHSEFKTTICGRCISGMFVFLTYVLGVAWLGVFGFSAVPVFLFYNMWSTCAAMRSPTANLTDLDSICVDVRQYGIIPWSATPGKACGSTLGDICNTSEFYLSYHLFIVACAGAGATVIALLIYMMATTYNFAVLKFKSREDCCTKF, from the exons ATGGAAACTACATCAGAGGAGAACCAAGAACAGAGCCTAGAGAGAAAAG GTTGCTTCGAGTGCTGCATCAAGTGTCTGGGCGGGGTACCGTACGCCTCCCTGGTGGCCACCATCCTGTGCTTCTCCGGCGTGGCGCTGTTCTGCGGCTGCGGTCATGTGGCCCTCACCGGCACCATCACCATATTGGAAAACCACTTCTCAAAGATCCCCGCCGACCACGCCATGCTGACCGACGT AATACAGCTGCTGCAATACGTCATCTATGGCCTGGCCTCTTTCTTCTTCCTGTACGGGATCATCCTGCTGGCAGAGGGCTTCTACACCACCAGTGCCGTCAAGGAGCTGCACAGCGAGTTCAAGACCACCATCTGTGGTCGCTGCATTAGTGGGATG TTTGTGTTTTTGACCTACGTCCTGGGCGTGGCCTGGCTGGGCGTGTTCGGGTTCTCCGCCGTGCCCGTCTTCCTGTTCTACAACATGTGGTCCACCTGTGCCGCTATGAGGTCTCCCACGGCCAACCTCACCGACCTGGACTCTATCTGCGTGGACGTACGCCAGTACG GCATCATCCCATGGAGCGCCACGCCGGGCAAGGCTTGTGGGTCTACCCTGGGAGACATCTGTAATACCAGCGAG TTCTACTTATCCTACCACTTGTTCATCGTAGCATGTGCTGGAGCTGGGGCAACAGTCATTGCTTTG CTGATCTACATGATGGCTACCACTTATAACTTTGCTGTTTTGAAGTTTAAGAGTCGAGAAGACTGCTGCACTAAGTTTTAA
- the gpm6bb gene encoding glycoprotein M6Bb isoform X1, translating into METTSEENQEQSLERKGCFECCIKCLGGVPYASLVATILCFSGVALFCGCGHVALTGTITILENHFSKIPADHAMLTDVIQLLQYVIYGLASFFFLYGIILLAEGFYTTSAVKELHSEFKTTICGRCISGMFVFLTYVLGVAWLGVFGFSAVPVFLFYNMWSTCAAMRSPTANLTDLDSICVDVRQYGIIPWSATPGKACGSTLGDICNTSEFYLSYHLFIVACAGAGATVIALIHFLMILSANWAYLKDASHMHAYQDIRMKEEQELHDITSRSKECLNSYT; encoded by the exons ATGGAAACTACATCAGAGGAGAACCAAGAACAGAGCCTAGAGAGAAAAG GTTGCTTCGAGTGCTGCATCAAGTGTCTGGGCGGGGTACCGTACGCCTCCCTGGTGGCCACCATCCTGTGCTTCTCCGGCGTGGCGCTGTTCTGCGGCTGCGGTCATGTGGCCCTCACCGGCACCATCACCATATTGGAAAACCACTTCTCAAAGATCCCCGCCGACCACGCCATGCTGACCGACGT AATACAGCTGCTGCAATACGTCATCTATGGCCTGGCCTCTTTCTTCTTCCTGTACGGGATCATCCTGCTGGCAGAGGGCTTCTACACCACCAGTGCCGTCAAGGAGCTGCACAGCGAGTTCAAGACCACCATCTGTGGTCGCTGCATTAGTGGGATG TTTGTGTTTTTGACCTACGTCCTGGGCGTGGCCTGGCTGGGCGTGTTCGGGTTCTCCGCCGTGCCCGTCTTCCTGTTCTACAACATGTGGTCCACCTGTGCCGCTATGAGGTCTCCCACGGCCAACCTCACCGACCTGGACTCTATCTGCGTGGACGTACGCCAGTACG GCATCATCCCATGGAGCGCCACGCCGGGCAAGGCTTGTGGGTCTACCCTGGGAGACATCTGTAATACCAGCGAG TTCTACTTATCCTACCACTTGTTCATCGTAGCATGTGCTGGAGCTGGGGCAACAGTCATTGCTTTG ATCCACTTCCTCATGATTCTGTCAGCCAACTGGGCCTACCTAAAGGACGCCAGTCACATGCATGCCTACCAAGACATCCGAatgaaggaggagcaggagcttCACGACATCACGTCCCGCTCAAAGGAATGCCTCAATTCATACACATAA